DNA from Sorangium aterium:
CGTGCGCGCCACATAACGGCTCATCGTTGCGCCTCCTTATTCTAATTGAATCGTCGTTGTGGGCGCAGCATGCCGGGACTCCGTGGAGAACACGTCACAGGACCCCCGAGGTTGAGAGACACGTCGGGGGCGATGGCGCGTCAAGATGGCTGGGGAATCGCGTACGGAGGGTGCCAGGACGGCTATGTCATCGTGGCCTGATGCGCTCTGCCGCTGTGGACGGGAGTGTGAGCGCGAGGCCGGCGAAGACCCGGGCGGTGTCGAGGAGCGCGGCGAGGCCCGAGGTCGAGCGCCATCCGCCGGTCACGCCGGTCCAGTGCTTCATGGGCACGAAGATGTTGCCGTCGGTGTACGGCGCCGCGCGATCCAGGAAGGTCGCGCGGATCGCGTAGGCCGCGAACAACCGCTCCATGAGGCCCGGGAAGGCGACGAACGCCGCGGCGGCGATGCGTCCCGCGGCGCCGACATACACGCTGCGCCGCGGCCGCTCTGCGAGCGAGACAATCGCCGCCGCGACCCGCTCGGGGTCGACGATCGGCCGCATCGGCTGGACGGCGCGGCCGGTCGTATTGCCGGCATGCTGGTAGATGGGGGTGTCGACCGTCGCGGGCAGGAGCGTGCAAACGTGGATGTCCGGGGTGCTGGAGAGCTCCTGTCTCAAGCAGGACGAGAGGCCCATGATCCCGAACTTGGAGATCACGTAGGCGCTCATCGTCGGCGCGCCGAACTTGCCAAGAGCGGAGACGTTGTTGATGAGCACCCCGGCGCCCTGCGCGCGGAAACAGGGCAGCACGGCCCGTACCCCGTGCACATAGCCGAGCAGGTTCGTCTCGATGACCTGGCGGTAGATCTCGTAGGGCGCCTCGTCCGCGCGCGCGTAGAGGAACACGGCGGCGTTGTTCACCCAGACGTCGATCCTGCCGAACACCTCGACGGCGGCGCGGGCGAGCGCCCGGACGGCGTGCTCGTCCCTCACGTCCGTCGGGACGGCGAGCGCCCGCGCGCCGACGCTGGCGCACTCGGCGGCGACCTCCTCGAGGGCCGCCTCGTTCCGAGCG
Protein-coding regions in this window:
- a CDS encoding SDR family oxidoreductase, producing MRKCIRDAVVVITGASSGIGRAAALAFARRGARVVIAARNEAALEEVAAECASVGARALAVPTDVRDEHAVRALARAAVEVFGRIDVWVNNAAVFLYARADEAPYEIYRQVIETNLLGYVHGVRAVLPCFRAQGAGVLINNVSALGKFGAPTMSAYVISKFGIMGLSSCLRQELSSTPDIHVCTLLPATVDTPIYQHAGNTTGRAVQPMRPIVDPERVAAAIVSLAERPRRSVYVGAAGRIAAAAFVAFPGLMERLFAAYAIRATFLDRAAPYTDGNIFVPMKHWTGVTGGWRSTSGLAALLDTARVFAGLALTLPSTAAERIRPR